From Penicillium digitatum chromosome 5, complete sequence, one genomic window encodes:
- a CDS encoding Translation regulator GCD7 — protein sequence MPSSSLALTPGLGSFLKCLKTNPIDTSIETLISLLKRRQIRHSRSCATATAYLLRSVISACRTTDPAKLIERVQSVGRRLMAAQPREMVVGNIVRRVLGLIRDEAEDDRDAEFALSDIGSESQPQTPRAYDDPSVPLDRDSPSFRSEERSSRPVLTSMFSLLSHPEPENSLPSTPGSSSPSGRLPAHGPSKDVRAEVLEGIGEIIDELGQVDDQIAAYALDHIHSNEIILTHTSSTTVQKFLLKAAAKRKFTVIHAESYPNNHEATHATISGSAVGDDDNLGLEAFQKPLIEHGITVILIPDSAVFALMSRVNKVILGTHSVLANGGLVAAAGTRVIARAAKVHQTPVVVVSGVYKLSPVYPFDFDSLIEYGDPSKVLPYEEGDLVDLIDVQNPIYDYVPAELVDLYITNLGGHAPSYLYRIVSDHYRKEDISF from the exons ATGCCGTCTTCCTCGTTGGCCCTGACACCGGGCCTGGGGTCATTCCTCAAGTGCCTCAAGACAAACCCGATCGATACCTCTATTGAGACTCTGATTTC ACTGCTCAAGCGCCGTCAAATCCGCCATTCGCGATCATGTGCCACAGCTACCGCCTACTTGCTACGGAGCGTAATCTCAGCATGCCGCACAACAGATCCAGCAAAGCTTATTGAGCGGGTGCAGAGTGTAGGCAGGCGACTAATGGCTGCGCAACCGCGCGAGATGGTTGTGGGCAATATCGTGCGCCGTGTCCTAGGTCTTATTCGCGACGAAGCGGAAGATGATCGCGACGCTGAGTTCGCTCTTAGCGACATTGGGTCCGAGAGTCAGCCACAAACACCCCGGGCATATGACG ATCCATCTGTGCCCTTGGATCGCGACTCACCCTCCTTTCGGTCCGAGGAAAGGTCCTCTCGCCCTGTTCTGACCTCTATGTTCAGCCTTCTCTCCCATCCCGAACCCGAGAACTCACTTCCCAGCACCCCGGGCTCCTCCTCTCCAAGCGGACGCCTCCCTGCCCACGGTCCAAGCAAAGACGTACGAGCTGAAGTGCTTGAGGGTATTGGCGAGATCATTGATGAGCTCGGTCAGGTGGATGATCAGATCGCTGCCTACGCATTGGACCATATTCACTCCAACGAAATCATCCTTACCCACACATCCTCGACCACCGTCCAAAAATTCCTGCTCAAGGCCGCCGCAAAGCGAAAGTTTACCGTCATTCACGCAGAGTCGTATCCCAATAACCACGAAGCTACGCACGCCACCATCAGTGGTAGCGCTGTTGGCGACGATGACAATCTAGGCTTGGAAGCATTCCAGAAGCCGCTGATCGAGCACGGCATCACCGTGATCCTCATCCCAGACTCTGCCGTCTTTGCTCTCATGTCacgagtcaacaaggtcatCCTCGGCACACACTCCGTCCTCGCCAACGGTGGCCTCGTCGCCGCAGCTGGCACCCGTGTCATCGCCCGTGCCGCCAAGGTCCACCAGACCCCCGTCGTCGTCGTGAGCGGTGTTTATAAACTCAGCCCTGTCTATCCATTCGACTTCGACTCGCTCATTGAATACGGTGACCCGAGCAAGGTCCTCCCATACGAAGAAGGTGATCTCGTCGACCTGATCGATGTCCAAAACCCCATCTACGACTACGTTCCCGCAGAGCTCGTCGATCTTTACATCACTAACCT CGGCGGCCATGCCCCGTCATACCTTTACCGCATTGTGTCAGACCACTACCGCAAAGAAGATATCAGCTTCTAA
- a CDS encoding NLI interacting factor, whose amino-acid sequence MVVCNFEYLTYQISEPSHTEQVVSRKVIKIFSDSRTKSPRVGETKNDFLPFDLVRFPTFIDPRSIVSASAFLLVFFQLDLRKNFRGTGDWRIEIAAPLSPSSSSSRHRSQSQGDSKRVPLPSDLSKLRSYSEDNFRSLDPTEKSYDDGPLVDEDGEEDTAYDLDEKTQLLHEAHKNGTLTARSTWRLITQRFFDAITETIKFILSTFAAPGVYLAQCFQADDGRYSLLAPVHKLRRSSADPTTRSAKGTTRVEGRRRSGSPRKLRPQGSHESIVSTTPESETDRRKNKNLSSGRHRPTKTKGHDPDPIPEGEEPEHPPRRSIRIKLHNEEYLKRQRLGESQGANLGHPMPGGVSRVQGAVHLDSLKSPTSPNIHRITKYPHSPTPPRPLLPSRVPSYTAAPRNARPPQKTLVLDLDETLIHSLAKGGRMSSGHMVEVKLSIPTTTSFSPGGPQTTLGPQHPILYYVHKRPHCDEFLRKISKWYKLVIFTASVQEYADPVIDWLEQERKYFQGRLYRQHCTFRNGAYIKDLSSVEPDLSKVMILDNSPMSYIFHEDNAIPIEGWINDPTDNGLLHLIPMLEALQYVTDVRAFLALRRGEIES is encoded by the exons ATGGTGGTGTGcaattttgagtatttgaCATACCAAATTTCAGAGCCGAGCCACACAGAGCAGGTTGTAAGTCGAAAGGTGATCAAGATATTCTCGGATTCTCGCACGAAGAGCCCGAGAGTGGGAGAGACAAAGAATGATTTTCTGCCGTTTGATCTTGTCCGCTTCCCCACATTCATTGATCCTCGCTCTATTGTCTCGGCTTCGGCTTTCTTATTGGTGTTCTTCCA ATTGGACTTGCGGAAGAACTTCCGAGGCACGGGTGACTGGCGCATTGAG ATCGCTGCGCCCCTGTCTCCC TCTTCTAGCTCTTCACGCCACAGATCGCAGTCCCAAGGCGATAGCAAACGTGTACCTCTACCGTCAGACCTCTCGAAACTCCGGTCTTATAGTGAGGATAACTTTCGGTCCCTCGACCCCACCGAGAAGAGCTACGACGATGGACCGCTCGTGGACGAAGATGGGGAGGAGGATACCGCATATGACTTAGATGAGAAGACACAGTTACTGCATGAAGCTCACAAGAATGGCACGCTCACTGCTCGAAGTACTTGGCGACTAATAACTCAACGGTTTTTCGATGCGATCACGGAAACCATCAAGTTCATTCTGTCCACGTTTGCTGCACCCGGTGTGTATTTGGCTCAATGCTTTCAGGCTGATGATGGACGCTACTCGCTTCTTGCACCTGTTCATAAATTACGGCGCTCCTCTGCAGACCCAACGACCCGGTCGGCTAAAGGGACGACCCGGGTAGAAGGTCGGCGTCGCAGTGGCTCCCCCCGGAAGCTCCGACCTCAAGGCTCTCATGAATCTATTGTGTCAACAACGCCAGAGTCCGAAACAGACCGACGGAAAAACAAAAATCTATCAAGCGGTAGACACCGACCCACCAAGACAAAAGGCCACGATCCAGATCCAATCCCAGAAGGGGAAGAGCCTGAGCACCCGCCTCGTCGGTCTATACGAATCAAGCTCCATAATGAAGAATATCTCAAGCGGCAGAGACTAGGAGAATCCCAGGGTGCAAATTTAGGACATCCGATGCCTGGGGGTGTCTCTCGAGTCCAGGGGGCTGTCCATCTAGACAGCTTAAAATCCCCAACCTCTCCAAACATCCACCGCATAACGAAGTACCCACACTCTCCAACCCCACCGCGTCCGCTCCTCCCGTCACGAGTACCTTCATATACTGCAGCTCCCCGCAATGCTAGACCCCCGCAGAAGACCTTGGTGCTGGATCTCGATGAGACCCTAATCCACTCGCTCGCCAAGGGTGGCCGGATGTCCAGTGGTCACATGGTCGAGGTTAAGCTCTCGATACCTACGACTACTTCATTTTCCCCTGGCGGACCGCAAACGACCCTGGGCCCTCAGCATCCCATTCTATACTATGTCCATAAGCGACCACACTGCGATGAATTCCTGCGCAAAATCAGCAAGTGGTACAAGCTCGTCATCTTTACGGCCAGTGTTCAAGAGTATGCCGACCCTGTAATCGACTGGCTCGAGCAGGAACGGAAATACTTTCAAGGACGCTTATACCGACAGCACTGCACATTCCGTAACGGGGCATACATCAAGGACCTGAGTTCTGTGGAACCAGACCTGAGCAAGGTGATGATTCTGGACAACAGCCCAATGAGTTACATCTTCCACGAAG ATAATGCGATTCCCATCGAAGGCTGGATCAACGACCCCACGGACAACGGTCTGCTCCACTTGATTCCTATGCTCGAAGCTCTACAATATGTCACGGATGTCCGGGCATTTTTGGCACTTCGCCGCGGTGAAATCGAGTCATGA
- a CDS encoding Six-bladed beta-propeller TolB-like protein — protein sequence MQPSVPAQPIWDRHFDDAEDTDGITELSLDIYTVVATNAVYTIDLKGHETTPELILIAKPPAGDLNDIAALDDGNAVVITDSQLGLLWRLDIRTGNYSVIHHDETMAANHDMGLLLGVNGWEIIDDYWYYTNSPKRIFVGFELIYTPVVLWGLVKLSAMIHGAMTCLHGVAFLADLVDSMVTRVFPNGSHEIIAGSTNSADLMTATLAAFGRTKKDRNVLYITTGGETRLPVNNTSTRGGKVMALSVEL from the exons ATGCAGCCAAGC GTCCCAGCTCAGCCTATCTGGGACCGCCACTTCGATGATGCCGAAGACACAGATGGGATCACGGAACTATCCCTAGATATCTATACAGTCGTTGCAACCAATGCAGTCTATACGATTGATCTCAAAGGCCACGAAACTACACCTGAGTTAATTTTGATCGCGAAACCCCCCGCTGGCGATTTGAATGACATTGCTGCTCTAGATGACGGAAACGCAGTCGTCATAACTGACTCCCAACTCGGCCTTCTATGGCGTCTTGATATCCGCACCGGCAATTACAGTGTGATCCACCACGACGAGACAATGGCCGCGAATCATGACATGGGTTTGTTGCTCGGGGTCAACGGGTGGGAGATTATAGACGATTATTGGTACTACACCAACAGCCCGAAGCGGATTTTTGTCGGGTTTGAATTGATTTACACACCGGTCGTGCTTTGGGGCCTTGTGAAATTATCAGCGATGATACacggggcgatgacttgcCTGCATGGAGTTGCATTTTTGGCGGATCTCGTTGATAGTATGGTTACTAGGGTCTTTCCAAATGGGTCTCATGAAATCATTGCGGGTTCAACGAACTCTGCGGATTTAATGACCGCTACGTTGGCGGCATTTGGGAGGACGAAGAAGGATCGCAATGTTCTTTACATCACCACTGGAGGGGAGACCAGACTTCCTGTTAACAACACGAGCACTAGAGGGGGAAAGGTTATGGCGCTTTCTGTAGAGTTGTAA
- a CDS encoding Divalent cation-transporting ATPase (P-type), with product MSYQPQAEAKTKAKKEAKKEAKKEAKKEAKKEAKKEAKKEAKKEAKKEAKKEAKKEAKKEAKTSKTACHAWTLARCPTTLPATGARMV from the coding sequence ATGTCCTATCAACCGCAGGCAGAAGCCAAGAcaaaagccaagaaagaggccaagaaagaggccaagaaagaggccaagaaagaggccaagaaagaggccaagaaagaggccaagaaagaggccaagaaagaggccaagaaagaggccaagaaagaggccaagaaagaggccaagaaagaggccaagacTTCAAAAACAGCCTGCCATGCTTGGACTTTAGCTCGGTGCCCAACGACGCTTCCTGCAACAGGAGCACGCATGGTGTAG
- a CDS encoding Metallophosphoesterase has protein sequence MSIRRPSAHQRRARHEKLRFTEKGTFQISVFGDLHFAEDDEADKNSTRVMNSVLSSEEVQLVVLNGDLISGEATQGSTNPSLYVDRIVAPLVDRGLPWASTYGNHDSEINLDPEEIFRQETKYQNSLTQRRVWGSTAGITNYYLPIFSHEASEDSTPVFILWFFDSQGGHFALTENEERKSVPRQNWVDDAVVEWFLEANSNLSFTYGQTIPSLAFVHIPVHPMRAFQESGVSPTREPGINGERVQEQGYDADAGYQSQDFPLISALLNTTGLAATFSGHDHDNDWCFKWDSKLPGLNVTGNGMNMCYGRHTGYGGYGEWARGGRQILLDQRSLGDDVRTWIRMENGLISGDVHLNATYGQDRYGLSEKRLIEQHSGGLSPSPQYLGVIYLWMFLFSGLISRV, from the exons ATGTCAATCCGCAGGCCGTCCGCGCATCAACGTCGTGCCCGACATGAAAAATTACGATTTACTGAGAAGGGCACTTTCCAAATATCAGTTTTTGGCGATTTACATTTTGCTGAAG ATGATGAGGCGGATAAAAATTCCACACGGGTCATGAACAGCGTTCTTTCGTCAGAGGAAGTGCAACTCGTGGTACTCAATGGGGATTTAATCTCGGGTGAGGCAACGCAAGGCTCCACCAACCCTAGTCTCTACGTTGATCGGATTGTTGCACCACTAGTCGATCGTGGTTTACCATGGGCATCGACTTATGGGAACCATGACAGCGAGATTAATCTGGATCCCGAGGAGATATTTCGTCAAGAGACAAAATATCAGAACAGTTTAACCCAGAGAAGGGTTTGGGGGTCTACTGCCGGCATCACGAACTATTACCTGCCAATCTTTTCACATGAAGCCTCGGAAGACAGTACTCCAGTATTTATATTGTGGTTTTTCGACAGCCAAGGTGGTCATTTTGCCTTGACAGAGAACGAAGAGCGCAAGTCAGTCCCGAGACAGAACTGGGTAGATGATGCG GTTGTTGAGTGGTTTCTAGAAGCCAATTCAAACCTGTCATTCACCTACGGGCAGACTATCCCATCTCTCGCCTTCGTCCATATCCCAGTTCATCCAATGCGCGCATTTCAGGAATCTGGCGTCAGCCCAACCCGAGAACCAGGAATCAATGGGGAACGAGTCCAGGAGCAAGGCTATGATGCCGATGCCGGCTATCAGTCTCAAGACTTCCCACTAATAAGCGCTCTGCTGAATACCACGGGGCTGGCTGCGACTTTCAGTGGCCATGATCACGATAATGACTG GTGCTTCAAGTGGGATAGTAAACTTCCTGGTCTCAATGTCACGGGAAATGGGATGAACATGTGCTACGGCCGGCACACGGGATATGGAGGGTACGGCGAATGGGCGCGTGGTGGAAGACAGATTTTGTTAGATCAGCGGTCGCTTGGGGATGATGTGCGGACTTGGATTCGGATGGAAAATGGGTTAATTTCAGGCGATGTTCATCTCAATGCGACATACGGCCAAGATCGATATGGGTTATCGGAGAAGAGGCTCATCGAGCAACATAGTGGTGgtctttctccttctcctcaatACTTGGGTGTCATCTATTTGTGgatgtttcttttttctggACTGATATCTAGGGTTTGA